From the Nodularia sphaerocarpa UHCC 0038 genome, the window TCAGCGCTGCGTTGACATCGGCATGAATCTTAAAACCATCCTGGCTCACATACCACGCTCTTGTGACACGTCGTCCACAGAAGATGTGTCTAATCTTGTTGTTAGGTTCATAGATTGGGATCAGATCCCAATCAATAGCAGAAGCCTTGCTGGTATAGCTTTCTTCTGCAACCTGGACGGTGATACCGACTCTTTGTAGTTTGTAAGTCAGAATCTCGATAAATTTAGCGTGTGGTATCTGAGTAAAGTTCTGGTTTGTACGCTTTCCTAAATTAAGATGTGTTTTGCATTGCTCGTTTTTTCCGATTGAAACGTGAGTTACGCCCAGGCGCAGAAATTCATCTACAATCATTTTTGTGGATTGATGTAGATATGAATCTACAAAATTATTTCGGTTACGAACTATATTTGCAATTCGCCGCGATTTCCTGTGGACGCTTGGTAGAACGGAGCGAAAAAACGCCACCTGCTTGTTGTAAAACTGGTTCACTGATTTTAATGGCTTGCCATTCACAATAATCGGCTGTATCTTTAAGTCGTTAAAAACAATCGTCGCTAGATTGTCTAAACCAATATCTATCGCCGCATTCAACCCAGGATTTAAGCTACAAAAGAAGTCTGATGTTTCGGGAATTTCATAAACTACTTCTAGAACAAAGCATCCGGTTTGGGGAATAATTCGGAGTTCACACAAGTCTTCCCACTTTAGTCCAGGTTTTACCGGAATCCTGATTGGTGACATTGATGGCACAATGCAACCCTTAGCAAATTCCCTTTTACTAATTGCTTGATTATTGAACTTAACTAGGTTTTTATCGTTAACATAACTGGGTGGCTTTGGTCTACCGGTGAACTTACTTGAATCAATTTTATAGGCTGACAATGCTTTGTAGTAAGCAATCCACCCATCTGCATTCTGTTTCAAAACCAGTTGGGCTACTTTGGCAGGCATTGATTTATAGTTCTGGTTTTGTTTAAATAAAGTGTCTAAGCTTGCTTGTGTTTGAGTCCCCCATCTGTAGAAAAAACCTTGACGTTGGGTGAATTGAGCCGTGTTGTAAAGCTGTCGGGAAATAGTGGTAATGTCAGTGCAATAATTAAACCATTCATGTCCATACTTGATTATGTGCTTTTCGACTTGATGCATATTAATCAATGTTGGCGATGAAATTAGTATATCAATCCAAGTTATAGCAACCGCCAAGGAGGTTAAGACATAAACGGATCATAAAACCTAGAAACCAAAAGGGTTTTAACCCAGTCAGGTACGAAATCCCCAAGGTTTTTGCATAATCAGACAATTTCATCAGGACTGGGTTCTAGACTATATCTGACTATACTAGACTATATTTTGTTTAAAGTTTTATCATACGTAAAATTAGGCGATGACAAAACCGCACTCCACCGTAATTCCCTCTTGCACTTGGAGCCGTCCCATTGGCTTAGGCTGGGACAAGCCCTATACTGTTCGCTATGCTAGTAATATTGATGATGGCCCTTGGCACGGAATGCCTTTAGGTGGCTTTGGTGCGGGTTGTATCGGTCGTTCTTCACGAGGAGACTTTAATCTGTGGCACATTGACGGTGGTGAACATACGTTTCAAAATATCCCCGCTTGTCAATTTAGTGTATTTGAATCCAATGGTACATCTGCTCAAGCTTATGCTTTGGCTACGGAACCGCCGGAAAATAATAGTCTCGCAGCTTGGAAATGGTATCCAGCATCTACGGCTACACAGTCAACAGGAACTTATCACGCTCTATATCCGCGTAGCTGGTTTGTCTACGAAAATGTGTTTCAAGCACAGTTAACTTGTGAGCAGTTTTCACCAATTTGGGCAGAAAATTATGAAGAATCTAGCTATCCGGTGGCGGTGTTTAACTGGAATGCTCATAACCCCACAAATGCACCCATTACGCTGAGTATTATGCTGACTTGGCAAAATATGGTGGGCTGGTTTACTAATGCGCTCAAGTCTCCAGAAGTGCGAATACGCGATGATGGTAGTCCGGTTTATGAATATCAGCCACGTTTAGGCGATAGTCAAGATAATTACAATTGTATCACAGAAAATACAGAATGCTTTAGTTGTTTTTGTAGCCGGGTTGTTGATGATCAGTCAGTAGCAGAAGGCGATGGTAGTTGGTGTATTGCGACTATCAAACATCCCCAAGTAGAAGTATTTTACAATACTTGCTGGAATCCTGCGGGTACTGGGGCAGATGTGTGGGAAACCTTTGCTGCTGATGGTTCTTTAACTAATTATCAAGATGCTACTCCTGCGTTAGAAAATACACAAATTGGGACTGCGATCGCCCTGCGTTTCACTCTCCAACCAGGGGAAACTTTAGCCATTCCTTTTGTCCTAGCTTGGGATTTTCCGGTAACAGAATTTGCAGCCGGAATTAATTATTACCGCAGATATACTGATTTTTTTGGGCGTGGTGGTGATCATGCTTGGGCGATCGCCTCAACTGCCCTCACACAATATCAAAGTTGGTATAAAAACGTAGAAAATTGGCAACAGCCGATTATTGATCGGGAAGATTTACCCGACTGGTTTAAAATGGCTCTATTCAATGAGCTATATGACCTAACTAGCGGTGGAACTCTCTGGAGTGCAGCCTCAGAACTTGACCCCATTGGACAATTTGCCGTCCTGGAGTGCTTAGATTATCGTTGGTACGAAAGTCTCGATGTGCGGTTATATGGTTCCTTTGGGCTATTAGTTTTGTTTCCCGAACTGGAAAAATCGGTGATGCGGGCTTTTGCCAGAGCCATTCCCCATAGTGATAATCACCAGCGTGTCATAGGCTATTATTATACCATCGGGGCAGATACCACCACCGCAGTTCGTAAAGTCGCAGGCGCAACACCCCACGATTTAGGCGCACCGAATGAACACGTTTGGGAAAAAACTAATTATACCTGTTACCAAGACTGCAATTTGTGGAAGGATTTAGGTAGCGATTTTGTCTTGCAAGTATACCGAGATTTTCTGCTAACTGGTGCTGATGATGTGCAGTTTTTGGCAGATTGTTGGGTGGGAATTGTGCAAACTCTCAACTATCTGAAAACCTTTGATTTAGATGGTGATGGGATTCCTGAGAATTCTGGCGCACCTGACCAAACTTTTGATGATTGGCGGTTACAGGGGGTGAGTGCTTATTGTGGGGGTTTGTGGTTGGCGGCTTTGGAGGCTGCGATCGCTATTAGTGATATTTTATTAACGAACCACAGAGGCGCAGAGGACACAGAGGAGTTAGGACAGAGGTATAGGGTTTGGTTGGCGCAGTCGCGTACTGTATATCAGGAAAAGCTCTGGAACGGTCAGTATTTCCGCTTAGATAGTGAGAGTGGTTCTGATGTGGTAATGGCGGATCAATTGTGTGGACAATTCTATGCGCGTTTATTGGGATTACCGGATATTGTACCAAGCGATCGCGCCTTATCTGCTTTACAAACTGTTTATGATGCTTGCTTTCTTAAATTCTGTGATGGTGAGTTTGGCGCAGCTAACGGTGTGCGTCCTGATGGTTCACCAGAAAACCCCAATGCTACCCATCCTTTGGAAGTCTGGACAGGAATTAACTTTGGACTCGCGGCTTTTCTCGTCCAAATGGGAATGCAGGATGAAGCTTTGAAATTAACCGCAGCTGTGGTACAGCAAATTTACCACAATGGCTTACAATTCCGCACACCTGAAGCGATTACCGCCTCTGGGACTTTCCGTGCAAGTACCTATCTGCGGGCGATGGCTATTTGGGCAATTTATCTCGTTATCGATTCTCAAAAAGCATAAGTAGGTAAGCATGAATAAACCAAACTATGTTACGACTTGTAAGCAAGAACCAAATTCTTACTTTATCTCCCCTCCTCGCTTGCACCGGAGGGGTTGGGGGTGGGGTGACATAATTGTGGTAATCGTAACTAATTAAACGGACATGATAATATAATGACCAATGACAAATGACAAATGACGACCCTAGCTAATTAATTTTATTTACGCCGACCTACTTATGTTCGTATTAAGTCTGTTACCTAACAGGCTTAATTTTTTTAGTTAAAAAACAACTAGCACTGGTTATCTAAAGCTTTTTTGCTGAACTTTAATTTAGAAATTCCGACTCCACCCGCAAACAAAACACCTAAAAAAGTATTTGGTTCTGGTACAGATTGTGGGTTGGTACTAATAGCACCAATGACTTGGAATTGTACGTCATTATAGGTAAAAACCACTTCGTCTTTACTGTCTTCAAAAGTAGCATTGATTACTCCTGGTGCAATCGTTGCTAAACCTGCATAAATCTTATTGTCAGGGTTGCGATCTGCTGAACCTAAGAAGTAAGTTTGGTTAGTATCAGGGACATATATTCCAAAAAACAATTCTTGTCCAGATGGAAATGTTCCTAAATTGACAGTTTTGCCAACCTCTTTACTAGTACCAATTGGCGTGAACCCTTCACTTGGGTTGAGTGAAATAAATAGTTTTAATTCACTTATAAATGAAGCATTTGGGTTGCCTTCTAAAATTGTTGCTTCTACGTTACCCCCAGTGGAAAAAATTTTGTCCCCAAGAGTATATTCAATGCCGCCTATAGTTATTGCTTGGGCAGAAGCAACACTTCCTACAACCATAAAAGTTGCGCCAGTTGTTGCCATTGCTAAGTTTTTCAAAAAAGCTGTTGTCATCATAAAAACTTCGTGAATACTTGTGGAACTAGTAATTTAGTTTTTTCAGTTTTGCTCTAGACCATACTAAAGTATCCGTCTGTAAAATAAAGACACAACAATATTGCTTAACAAAAAAAACACACATAAATCTTGTTGATAAATGTAGTTTTTTTAAAAAAAGGCTGAAATTCAAAGGATTTGAGGTCATACCAAACACAAATTTCAGCTTTACAATGTCTTTGTGTATATTTAACTACGCAAAGACAAAAATAAATACAGGCATTGTACCCTGTAGCTTCTCATTGGCATTGTCTTTCCAGCCAAAAAACTAAGTATCGCCAATTTTTTGTTTTATTTTCCGGGTGTTTCATGAACCAAAAGAACATATAACTAGGGTCAAAAAAAGATTTCTAATACTTACGCAGTAAAACTGCTTGTTGCCAAAATACAATACTAATTTTAGTCAGACCAAGAATTAGTGACTCTTTCACTAAATATCGTTTGACATCAGAATGCAACAGCAACTGATGAAAAGGTTGATATTCATCGCATCTGCATTTTGAATCGTTAAAATTTTGTTCTGAAAAATGTTGTGAAAAAAGCCTGCGAAAAATGAAACTTAAAAAATCGGTGATTAATCAGATTCTTCCTTGTGTTTTTAGCAGACGAAGGTAATTTCTGTCGTCAAACCCAATCATTGCCACGATGCACAAGTTTCTGCACTTATAACATTTGTTTGTTTCTCTTTTTCTCTCTTTTTAGCCCAACTTTAATTACAACTATAATTCTAATAATGGCGATTTTTTCTAGATCAACTTAGTAACATACTCTACAAAATAAACTTCTTTGATGTTTTGAATGACATGAATAATGTTCAGGCAAAACCTGCTATATCATACTTTATAAACATTCTTTTGAGGATGTTTTATTTTAGGTATTCGGAATATTTAAAAATATAAACAATCATAGCATGAAGCATTAATAAATACAAATTATTTTTTGTAATTACTTGCTCAACCTCAGCAAAGTATATGAGAATATGATCCAAATTTTATAGCTAGGTTTCCCCTAGAAAGCATTCACAGTAAGCAAATATGGTCATTTGCTATCGAAAATCCTTAAGAATAATCAATATGATTTATCAATAAGCTAGGCTAAACCAGATGTTTTAGTTTTTTGGATGTAATTTATATGGCACTAATTATCAGTTGTTTATTTATTAATCTATTTAGTGGTAAACTTTCTAGTAACATGATAAATAAACAAGTATCAAAGGCATTTTAAACGAGGGGTTTGACCCCCCTAACTGATTAGTAACTAAATGGCATAAAATAAAGTTACACAAGATATAACTACAGATGAAAAATTTAGTGAATTTAAGGATATATTTCATAAAACAGGAGATGACATTAACAGTAAACAGTATTATAGTTAGTAAACTTGTACCTAAAATTGGCAGATAAATAGTGATTTTTTTAGAGAAGAAACTCAACTTTTTCACAAAAATGCTCTAGCTGTGAGAACAAAAAAATATACAACAACTTATCAGGGAAAGCTAATTAAATTAGGAGTAGAGACATTAAAAATGAGTCTAAACTGCATCTACCACGAGCCATATAAAGCAACCAACAGACTTTTAATTGAAGGTCAGCTCATGGAAAAAATCATCAGATCAAATGCAGTGGTAACCTCAAGTCAAGGGAGAAGTTTAGAAATGATCCGTTATGATTTTTATTTTTACTACTATTTAGCTTCTCAGATGGTGTCAACTTATAGCAGTCTTGTCGCCACAATAAAAATGAATTTACCAACAATAAGTATCTTGGTGTGCCTCTTACCGCAAACTGTAATCTTTTGGCTCTTGGTTTTGCAGTCTGAAGCTAAAACTCTTTTTAACTGTTTCCCAGCCAAACGCAAGAAAGTAAGACAGCTACTGAGAACTTCAGAAATGTCTGGATTTAGCTGTTAATCAAATTCTTTTTCCTTAAATTGCCAATAAGTAACTGCAAGTCAAGTTTTACAGCAAAAAACAACAAACCTAGTCTAGTCTTATCAAGGATAACTAACACTATGAATCAAAATATTCCTGGAATTAGTAGCAACTTTAATAAAGCAGTGAATCCTCAACAATTCGATCAAATAGTAGAAGCGATTCTTGCTGGTAAGTATTCCTGGGCTTGTGTTTTAATGCTACGCATAGTCGGTTACAATCCTTTACATTACATTCCCTATCGCACTTATAATCGATTACTAAAAGATAATACTCAAGCTAGCAGAACGCAGCAAAAGCATAATCAAAATATGCAAGCAGCCCAACCAGCGATGAATCACAGGTCTAATACCAATGCTTCAGCCAGTTGTTTGAGTAAAATTAAGGACTTTGCTTATCTTGAAGTGGTGGGAAAGCAAACCAATGAAATTCGTGGTGGTGGTTTAGATAATTAGTTGATTCCATCAAATGTTTACCATGAACGGCTCTATTCCTCAAACTAGGGATAGAGTCATATTTTTTATTACCTGCTGGGTGTGTTATTTAACATGAGTTCATCTGCTTAACTAGCCTTATTTAATCACAGCAAAATTGCTCAATAAAATCTGCCATAATGGCAAATATTGAAGAGGAAAATCCTATACATTAGAGATAACTACTAAACAAGAGGTGATTTCCGAAAAATTAAGTTACAAACATCAAAATGAATATTTCATTATGAATCATATCTAACTGATTGCTGTTGCTGAAGTAGTCAGTATCTCAGGGAGTAAATAACTCCTAAACCAAGACTGATGATTTAAGCGTTGCTATAGGTGGTTCTTTTTTTCAGGAAGTCTGAGCAAAGAAAATTTAGAGTAGCGTCTCCCCGCAATTTTAAATTTTAATTGCTGCTATTGAGTCTCTAGACGTGGGGATATTTAATAGAGCTTCTTGGCTTAATTTGGTGTTATATCTGCCTAAAAAGCTGATATTTATCATCAAGACTAGCAGATAAAAAAGAAAAAGTGGCGTTTCAATCGTAGTTATGGCTGATAGATTTTATAGCTCTTACGCGTTTTTTCAAAAATCATAATCCTCTTTCTCCCAAACAGGATTATTTCTGCAATTACTGGAAGCTCGAAATAAGTAGCTTCCAGTTTTTTTATTGAGGATAAATAAGTTATGAATAGAAAGACATTTGGCGCGGTTCTTTACTCAAAAATAAATTAACCGATATTAGCGCTCTTTGATGACTCTGAAAAAATAAAATATTCCTAGGTTGGGGAGCCAGTGCGTTGCTTTGCTTCCCAAAGTTGTATCAACTGGCTTTTAAGGCTTTGGGAAACTTAACGAAACCAAGGATTTTTGGTGTTGGGTTACGCCTTCGGTAAACTACGTTAACGTTCTTTGCTCCGCAACGCTGACGCGAACTACCCAACCTACGCCTACTGAAGTTTTGACGGTGCGTTGCGCTGCGCGACAACACACCCTACATTAAAAGTTCTATATTAAAAGTTCTTAACATAGCTTGAAATATTAGTGCGGATTTACTTAGAGGATGTTTGTAAAGTCTAATTTATTACTAGCCCTGGCGACTAGAAGTCGCGGCTATACAGACAAAACCTTAATTCTTCATTAGTCCAGGTCGCTGGACTTCCCTCCGGGAAGCCGCTACGCGTCATGCTTGTGTAGTAGCGTATCGCCCTTGGCGTGGCGTAGCCATATTATATTCGCCCAAAACTTTTCAAACATCCTCTTAGGCGTTTTTGGGAATACCTTTTTGGACATATCTAAACAAAATCAATTGGTTTCATCCTAGAGATAGATATGTGAAATCTCAAAGACTAGAGATGAATTCATATATTTTCATATTACTAAAGATAGGTGTAAAGACATAATTTATTATTTATGGTGATTGTTTGCGCTAAAAAAAATTAGATAATTTCATGGGCTTGTTATACATACTATACTTTAATAAGTAAAGTTTAATGCTCGTACTTTATTTAACATAAAACTTGATGAATATATGATTTTTATTTAGACAAAATTAATTATTAATTTTAAATAAAGATATAATCAATATTAAGTAAAGATTTCGTCTTTTTTTCTTAAAACCCTTGACTAGATGTAGGAAAATTTCTAAAAGGATAACAGTAGGTTAAGACAACAGAGTGAACACCTGTCGCTTTTTCGTTCAACTTATTTTCTGTGATAATTCTAGATTTATTGAAATCTGCTGATGAGATATTAGCTAGTATTAGGCTAGTCTAGGAAGTAGATTTGTATTCATAACCTGACCTTAGCTGCCTCTAAGTTCCATTTTGTTATGGAACAAGTTTCCACGACATTTTTGGTAATCGAAACACAACCAGTTTAAATATTTTGAGGTTGATTTATGAACCTGTATCACAGTGTTTAGTAACATCCTCAAAATAGGAGTCACTGTCAGATTCCACATCACTTCCCTATGAGCATCAACCAAGATAACTGGTTGAAATTACTACCAAGGTTATACCAGGTTCAAAAGGGAAGTTTGTCAAGTTATTGGGGTTAGCCAGTGAGTAGTTTACTGGTTTTAGGTGTCTTACCAGAAATTGCTGTTTATGAGTTTAGACAACAGCTATGCTTGCTTCATCTTTTGTCAGGTTTGCTTACTCCTACTTGCTGATTATCTATGGCTACGCTACGCAAGCGATCGCTCACACCACAAGAGCGCAGCTTTTAACTAAGAATGTGTTGACTGGGAAAAATAGAAAAATTCCGTGATGTATCAGCAGCTTTTTGATTACACCCTTCATTCGATGCAGGAATAATTAGCATGGTGAAATCTTGAGGATAAAAAGCCAAGATAACACGGGTATATTCCCTCAATTTCGTCACGATACCAGAGGGAAGTTACCAAGCATTATACCCATATCTCGTAAATACTTAATTAGCTGGAAAAGGCTAATGACTCTTGCAGTTGTGAAACTTCATTGATCGAGGTTTGACTATAGCTGTAACGGATAAAATTGCCCACATTTTCAGTAAATGACAACTGGTAATTAATATGTCACACTCTCTTAGTCAAAGCAAAACTTTAGAAAACTACAATATCCAAAGTTTTCAAGAAGGTAAGTTTTTAACATCTTTCCAAAAAAAGACTTTGCTGAAAAGTTTACAAACTGATTTACAGCCAGAATATCGGCGGCGGATTGAAATTATGTTATTAGCCGATGTGGGTAAATCTCAAAGCCAAATCTGTGAAATTATCGGTTGTTCTCAGGAAATGGCGCGCTATTGGATTGGGTTAGCGGAAGCGGGTTTAGCCCACAAATGGAATGAACGTCCTATCGGGAGACCGAAAATTGTTAATGATCAATATCTGGATCGATTGAAAGAGTTGGTGAGCCATAGTCCTCGTGATTATGGTTATGCTTTTACTTATTGGACAGCACAATGGTTAAGCAAACATTTAGCCAACGAATTTAATATCCAAATTAGCGATCGCCACATTAATCGCCTACTTAAACAAATGGGACTGTCCACCAAACGGAAAAGTTCCAGCCCTCCAGAAACTGACCAAACCAAGGATGCTGGAATTACAATTTGCGATTTGCAATCTAACTCCGAACCTAATTTTCATTGGTCATTAAATGTGATTCAGACCAATAAATAATTCTGTGTTGGAGGTCAAAAAATGGCATCAGCGTTTTCCCCGGAATACTTAGCGCAACAACTTATCCAAAGCCTGGGTGAGTCTTTGTCAGACAAAGAAATTGAAAGATGTTTAATTGGGGTGGAAATTGTCCAACCACCTGTAGCCAAGCAATTTTGGCAAGCAGCAACCGCACCGAATGGGATATATATCGTCTTGGGGGGTAAAGTCAGGCTTTTAGATAGCTCCAATAACTTAATTACTACCCTGACAACAGGAGGATCATTTGGCGAACTGACTTTATTTACAGAAGAACAGTTTAGTCCTTATGTTGCTAGAGCTTCTGTGAAGTTAAAGCTAGCCTATTTTCCCCAAGCATCTTTACAAGAAGTAATCCGCAAACATCCGAGTATTCGCGATCGCCTCAAACAACGTGCCGAACTGTGGGATTTACTGTTACTATGTTCTCAAACGTCCCTAATTCCTGAAAATAGTTCTGTAGAAGAAATACTCAAAGCCTTGGCGTTATTTGAGCGCCACACCGTCGAAGGCGACTCACTCCCAGTCAATTTATTCCAAGATACCAAACTGTGGTTATTGCATCAGGGAGAACTACAGCACACAGATGGACGCAGATTAACACCGGGAAACATCTACGTATATCCCCAGCAGGAAGATTGGCGCGCGACTCAACCCACAAAAGTTTATAGCCTGAAAAATGCCCCTTGGCAAGTCGCATTAGAATACTGGCCGGAATTAGCCGAATTATCACAACAACGCCAAGCCGTTACAGAAGACACACCTACACCAGTAATTCCCCCAACTCTAATTAGACAGTTACCACCACCAGATCCAGAACCGAAAAAGAAGCAAAGAAAAGCCTATTTTCCTAGTCCTACAGTCAAAGCTGGCCATTGGTGGGGACGATTAACCAAGCGGTATCCGTTCTATGAACAACAAAGCGCTGCTGACTGTGGAGCCGCTTGCTTGGTGATGATTAGCCGCTATTGGGGTAAGCGTTTGAGCGTTAACAGACTGCGAGATTTAGCCA encodes:
- a CDS encoding RNA-guided endonuclease InsQ/TnpB family protein — protein: MHQVEKHIIKYGHEWFNYCTDITTISRQLYNTAQFTQRQGFFYRWGTQTQASLDTLFKQNQNYKSMPAKVAQLVLKQNADGWIAYYKALSAYKIDSSKFTGRPKPPSYVNDKNLVKFNNQAISKREFAKGCIVPSMSPIRIPVKPGLKWEDLCELRIIPQTGCFVLEVVYEIPETSDFFCSLNPGLNAAIDIGLDNLATIVFNDLKIQPIIVNGKPLKSVNQFYNKQVAFFRSVLPSVHRKSRRIANIVRNRNNFVDSYLHQSTKMIVDEFLRLGVTHVSIGKNEQCKTHLNLGKRTNQNFTQIPHAKFIEILTYKLQRVGITVQVAEESYTSKASAIDWDLIPIYEPNNKIRHIFCGRRVTRAWYVSQDGFKIHADVNAALNIGRKSNPEGFDCLKSILRDRGCLVVHPRRITPLFKRVHAKSRVA
- a CDS encoding GH116 family glycosyl hydrolase; protein product: MTKPHSTVIPSCTWSRPIGLGWDKPYTVRYASNIDDGPWHGMPLGGFGAGCIGRSSRGDFNLWHIDGGEHTFQNIPACQFSVFESNGTSAQAYALATEPPENNSLAAWKWYPASTATQSTGTYHALYPRSWFVYENVFQAQLTCEQFSPIWAENYEESSYPVAVFNWNAHNPTNAPITLSIMLTWQNMVGWFTNALKSPEVRIRDDGSPVYEYQPRLGDSQDNYNCITENTECFSCFCSRVVDDQSVAEGDGSWCIATIKHPQVEVFYNTCWNPAGTGADVWETFAADGSLTNYQDATPALENTQIGTAIALRFTLQPGETLAIPFVLAWDFPVTEFAAGINYYRRYTDFFGRGGDHAWAIASTALTQYQSWYKNVENWQQPIIDREDLPDWFKMALFNELYDLTSGGTLWSAASELDPIGQFAVLECLDYRWYESLDVRLYGSFGLLVLFPELEKSVMRAFARAIPHSDNHQRVIGYYYTIGADTTTAVRKVAGATPHDLGAPNEHVWEKTNYTCYQDCNLWKDLGSDFVLQVYRDFLLTGADDVQFLADCWVGIVQTLNYLKTFDLDGDGIPENSGAPDQTFDDWRLQGVSAYCGGLWLAALEAAIAISDILLTNHRGAEDTEELGQRYRVWLAQSRTVYQEKLWNGQYFRLDSESGSDVVMADQLCGQFYARLLGLPDIVPSDRALSALQTVYDACFLKFCDGEFGAANGVRPDGSPENPNATHPLEVWTGINFGLAAFLVQMGMQDEALKLTAAVVQQIYHNGLQFRTPEAITASGTFRASTYLRAMAIWAIYLVIDSQKA
- a CDS encoding HetP family heterocyst commitment protein, which codes for MNQNIPGISSNFNKAVNPQQFDQIVEAILAGKYSWACVLMLRIVGYNPLHYIPYRTYNRLLKDNTQASRTQQKHNQNMQAAQPAMNHRSNTNASASCLSKIKDFAYLEVVGKQTNEIRGGGLDN
- a CDS encoding helix-turn-helix domain-containing protein; the encoded protein is MSHSLSQSKTLENYNIQSFQEGKFLTSFQKKTLLKSLQTDLQPEYRRRIEIMLLADVGKSQSQICEIIGCSQEMARYWIGLAEAGLAHKWNERPIGRPKIVNDQYLDRLKELVSHSPRDYGYAFTYWTAQWLSKHLANEFNIQISDRHINRLLKQMGLSTKRKSSSPPETDQTKDAGITICDLQSNSEPNFHWSLNVIQTNK